The Prunus persica cultivar Lovell chromosome G7, Prunus_persica_NCBIv2, whole genome shotgun sequence genome has a segment encoding these proteins:
- the LOC18771790 gene encoding asparagine--tRNA ligase, cytoplasmic 1, with translation MTTAVERMQFSDRVLIRSIILRADGGSGLAGQQARVGGWVKTGRKADKDAFAFLELNDGSCTSNLQVIVEADKGDLGQLVLTGTCLQVDGVLKLPPDGKKQKVELQVEKVIHVSVVDASKYPLPKTRLPLELLRDYVHLRARTNTVSAVARIRDGLSYATKRFFHEHGFCYVNTPNITTSDCEGAGEMFQVTTLISEAEKLEKNLIKNPPPSEIDVESAKLIIKQRGNDVAQLKSVKASKQEIGAAVAELQKAKENVLKMEERSKLQPGIPQKDGKIDYSQDFFARQAFLTVSGQLQLESYACALSTVYTFGPTFRAEKSHTSRHLAEFWMVESEMAFAELEHDMDCAEDYVKFMCQWLLDHCMEDMQFFADKIDKSCIDRITMSAKTPFARITYTEAVELLTEAVKNGKKFENHVEWGIDLASEHERYLTEVKFQKPVIVYNYPKEIKAFYMRLNDDSKTVAAMDVLVPKVGELIGGSQREERYDVMLSRMKEMGLPIEPYEWYLDLRRYGTVKHCGFGLGFERMVQFATGLDNIKDCVPFPRSAGRADL, from the exons ATGACTACCGCAGTGGAAAGAATGCAATTTTCCGATAGAGTCCTCATCCGATCCATCATTTTGAGGGCTGATGGAGGGTCTGGGTTAGCCGGGCAGCAGGCCCGGGTTGGTGGGTGGGTGAAGACTGGCCGGAAGGCAGACAAGGATGCATTTGCATTCCTAGAGCTGAATGATGGGTCATGCACTAGCAATCTTCAGGTCATTGTGGAAGCAGACAAGGGTGACCTTGGGCAGCTTGTGCTGACGGGTACATGCTTGCAAGTGGATGGCGTGCTTAAGCTACCCCCAGATGGGAAAAAGCAGAAGGTGGAGCTTCAAGTCGAGAAGGTGATCCATGTGAGTGTGGTTGACGCGTCGAAGTACCCGTTGCCGAAGACCAGGCTCCCCCTTGAGCTTCTGAGGGACTATGTCCATTTGCGTGCCAGAACCAACACGGTAAGT GCGGTTGCTAGAATAAGAGATGGACTGTCATATGCAACCAAGAGATTTTTCCACGAGCATGGATTCTGTTACGTGAACACTCCAAATATCACCACCAGTGATTGTGAGGGTGCTGGTGAGATGTTTCAAGTCACTACCTTGATTAGTGAAgctgaaaaattggaaaagaatCTGATTAAGAACCCTCCTCCGTCAGAAATAGACGTAGAATCTGCCAAGCTTATTATCAAGCAGAGAGGAAATGATGTTGCTCAACTCAAATCTGTTAAAGCAAGTAAGCAGGAAATTGGCGCTGCTGTGGCTGAGCTTCAAAAGGCAAAGGAGAATGTCTTGAAGATGGAGGAGAGATCTAAGCTTCAACCCGGTATCCCTCAAAAGGATGGGAAGATTGATTATAGCCAAGATTTCTTTGCCCGTCAAGCCTTTTTGACTGTTTCTGGCCAACTACAACTCGAATCTTACGCATGCGCTCTTAGTACAGTCTATACATTTGGGCCAACTTTTCGAGCTGAGAAGTCACATACTTCAAGGCATTTGGCAGAATTCTGGATGGTGGAGTCAGAAATGGCATTTGCAGAGCTTGAG CATGATATGGATTGTGCAGAGGATTATGTGAAATTTATGTGTCAGTGGCTACTTGACCATTGTATGGAAGATATGCAATTTTTTGCTGACAAGATTGATAAAAGTTGCATCGACCGTATAACAATGTCCGCTAAAACACCATTTGCACGGATTACTTATACAGAAGCAGTGGAGCTGCTAACTGAGGCTGTAAAAAATGGTAAAAAGTTTGAGAACCATGTAGAGTGGGGGATTGATTTGGCATCTGAGCATGAAAG ATACTTGACTGAGGTGAAGTTTCAGAAGCCTGTTATTGTTTACAATTACCCTAAAGAGATCAAAGCATTCTACATGAGGCTCAATGATGACTCAAAGACAGTGGCTGCTATGGATGTCCTGGTACCAAAG GTGGGTGAGTTGATAGGGGGAAGCCAAAGGGAAGAACGTTATGATGTTATGCTGAGCAG GATGAAGGAGATGGGGCTGCCAATTGAGCCATACGAGTGGTACCTTGACTTGCGGCGCTATGGGACTGTAAAGCATTGTGGTTTTGGTTTGGGTTTTGAACGAATGGTTCAATTTGCTACTGGGCTCGACAATATTAAGGATTGCGTGCCATTCCCTAGATCTGCTGGAAGAGCAGATCTTTGA
- the LOC18770508 gene encoding serine/threonine-protein kinase Nek6: METDDGEMKSKMEDYEVIEQIGRGAFGAAFLVLHKTQKKKYVLKKIRLAKQTDKFKRTAHQEMNLIAKLNNPYIVDYKDAWVDKGDCVCIVTGYCEGGDIAEMVKKARGQFFPEEKLCKWLTQLLLAVDYLHSNRVLHRDLKCSNIFLTKDNDIRLGDFGLAKLLNTEDLTSSVVGTPNYMCPELLADIPYGYKSDIWSLGCCMFEIAAHQPAFRAPDMAGLINKINRSTISPLPIVYSSTLKQIIKSMLRKSPEHRPTAAELLRHPHLQPYLLQCRNASSVFLPVKPVNNLKDKTTRKSPPSKPSSGKDNRDKEAGTLNHLEKVHPFESSADVTHRYITNIDNPVFTVSAEELEMKRVGCSMELSNATDASKDGPTDSEASVCNGDKQADTISIHQKENTESDIEITSESTPNSQNEEREEPAATNSKQLPEVDVKTSNNEDGKSCRDQQVPEGARTEGEGAKEENCRELVVPSVGCANKVGSPDDKCSSSAKSEVEPGSCLPKESSNGYPVGGHLDYLSSESKNDCSIQKEKDEVGAKADNNNCSTQTEKDNAHVVNQAPIDISLSTLTAIGGDDSKSDWENPSQQRADALESLLEVCARLLKQDKLEELAGVLRPFGEDAVSSRETAIWLTKSLMSAQKSNGGS, translated from the exons ATGGAGACTGATGATGGTGAGATGAAGTCAAAGATGGAGGATTATGAAGTGATAGAGCAGATTGGGAGAGGGGCATTTGGAGCtgcttttcttgttcttcataAGACTCAGAAAAAGAA gTATGTGTTGAAAAAGATTCGTTTGGCTAAGCAAACAGATAAGTTCAAACGCACAGCTCACCAAGAG ATGAATTTAATTGCAAAGCTAAACAATCCATATATTGTGGATTATAAAGATGCTTGGGTTGACAAG GGAGACTGCGTATGCATTGTTACAGGCTATTGCGAAGGAGGTGACAT AGCTGAGATGGTAAAGAAAGCCAGAGGACAATTTTTTCCAGAGGAG AAGCTCTGCAAATGGCTGACTCAATTGTTACTAGCTGTGGACTACTTGCACTCCAATCGTGTACTTCACAGGGATCTTAAG TGCTCCAACATATTCCTTACAAAGGACAATGACATCAGACTTG GTGACTTTGGACTCGCAAAACTACTCAACACAGAAGATCTTACTTCTTCG GTTGTTGGAACTCCAAACTACATGTGTCCTGAGCTCCTCGCAGATATACCTTATGGCTATAAATCCGATATATGGTCGCTTG GTTGCTGTATGTTTGAGATTGCTGCACATCAGCCTGCATTTAGAGCTCCT GACATGGCTGGgcttatcaataaaattaacAGATCCACCATTTCTCCTCTGCCAATTGTGTATTCTTCCACACT GAAACAAATCATAAAGAGCATGCTCAGGAAGAGTCCAGAACACAGACCAACA GCTGCAGAGTTATTAAGGCATCCGCACTTACAACCATACCTTCTTCAATGTCGCAATGCATCATCTGTTTTTCTTCCAGTAAAGCCAGTAAACAACTTGAAAGATAAAACTACTAGAAAATCACCGCCTAGCAAACCCAGCAGTGGCAAAGACAACAGAGACAAAGAGGCTGGAACACTGAACCACCTGGAAAAGGTCCATCCATTTGAGAGCAGTGCTGATGTGACGCATAGGTATATAACAAACATTGATAACCCTGTATTCACAGTTAGTGCAGAAGAGCTTGAAATGAAGAGGGTTGGCTGTTCTATGGAATTATCCAATGCCACTGATGCTTCAAAAGATGGACCAACTGATTCAGAAGCATCTGTTTGCAATGGAGATAAGCAAGCTGACACTATCAGTATacaccaaaaggaaaataccGAGTCTGACATTGAAATTACATCAGAGAGCACACCAAATTCTCAAAATGAAGAACGAGAAGAACCTGCTGCTACAAATTCCAAACAGTTGCCAGAGGTTGATGTCAAGACTTCAAACAATGAAGATGGAAAGTCATGTAGAGACCAACAAGTTCCTGAAGGAGCTAGAACAGAAGGAGAGGGTGCTAAAGAAGAGAATTGTAGGGAATTGGTGGTGCCCAGTGTAGGCTGTGCCAACAAAGTTGGATCCCCTGATGATAAATGCTCGTCATCAGCTAAATCTGAGGTGGAACCCGGAAGCTGTTTACCGAAGGAAAGTTCTAATGGATATCCTGTAGGTGGTCACCTGGACTACTTGTCATCTGAAAGCAAAAATGATTGCTCCatacagaaagaaaaagatgaagtGGGAGCAAAGGCAGACAATAATAATTGCTCCACGCAGACAGAAAAAGATAATGCTCATGTGGTTAATCAGGCACCAATTGACATCTCCTTGAGCACACTAACTGCAATAGGTGGTGATGATTCCAAGAGTGACTGGGAAAATCCAAGTCAGCAAAGAGCTGACGCCCTGGAGTCTCTGTTAGAGGTATGCGCGCGGCTATTAAAGCAGGACAAACTTGAAGAGCTTGCTGGGGTGCTAAGACCATTCGGAGAAGACGCTGTCTCGTCTAGAGAAACAGCCATCTGGTTGACAAAGAGTCTCATGTCTGCACAAAAATCTAATGGAGGATCCTAA
- the LOC18771616 gene encoding chaperone protein dnaJ 6 — protein MGKRKRARVSEQKQARQVEEEEEQQQSDVDHNPTSTNEKTLYEVLGVDRSASQQEIKKAYYKLALRLHPDKNPGDEEAKEKFQQLQKVISILGDEEKRALYDQTGCIDDDDLAGDVVQNLREYFRVIYKKVTEADIEEFEANYRGSDSEKKDLIDLYSKYKGNMNRLFCSMLCSDPKLDSHRFKDILDEAIAAGELKSTKAYTKWAKKVSEAKPPTSPLRRKDKPKKQSEDLYAIISQRRNERKNQFDSMFSSLISKYGGCSAASEPSEEEFEATQKKLERKMSSRKSKHK, from the exons AtggggaaaagaaagagagctAGGGTTTCTGAGCAAAAGCAAGCACGACAagtcgaagaagaagaagaacaacaaCAAAGCGACGTGGATCACAACCCCACTTCCACCAACGAGAAGACCCTCTACGAG GTTCTTGGCGTCGATAGAAGCGCCTCTCAACAGGAAATAAAGAAGGCGTATTATAAGTTAGCGTTACGACTCCATCCTGATAAAAATCCGGGCGATGAG GAAGCTAAAGAGAAGTTTCAGCAATTGCAAAAAGTGATATCAATTCTTGGGGATGAGGAGAAACGAGCACTCTATGACCAGACTGGTTGCATTGACGATGAT GACCTTGCTGGTGATGTTGTTCAAAATCTGCGTGAATATTTCCGAGTCATATATAAAAAG GTCACTGAAGCTGATATTGAAGAGTTTGAAGCAAACTATAGAGGATCCGATTCAGAGAAGAAAGATTTGATTGATCTGTATAGCAAGTACAAGGGTAATATGAACAG ACTCTTCTGTTCAATGCTTTGTTCAGACCCTAAACTTGATTCACACCGTTTCAAGGATATTCTTGATGAGGCAATTGCTGCAG GAGAACTGAAATCAACCAAAGCCTACACGAAATGGGCAAAGAAAGTATCTGAAGCAAAACCTCCTACTAGTCCTTTAAGGAGGAAGGACAA aCCAAAGAAACAGTCAGAGGATCTGTATGCAATCATATCTCAGCGCCGAAATGAGAGGAAAAACCAGTTTGATTCTATGTTCTCTTCTCTAATTTCCAAATATGGCGGGTGTAGTGCTGCTTCAGAACCCTCAGAAGAAGAATTTGAGGCAACACAGAAAAAACTTGAAAGGAAAATGTCCTCCAGAAAATCAAAGCACAAGTAA
- the LOC109950386 gene encoding zinc finger X-linked protein ZXDB-like, producing MHNIISEIAYSDFRTFIWKTHGSGCGGSECDGVSGGVGCGSGGGSGGGGGGGGGDGDGSGCGGPFDVPMPVIILAITTPIIILVAPVVTAEDETNNNQAMAVEVPAIIPPPRYQAQRHGEAALPPEPSRRNVNAERWRQPLAFNTHIANNNGNIRGNDRGRGNNVQQPEPIQDSDDEMEEIPIHPPVFAVAAPVS from the exons ATGCATAATATTATTTCCGAAATTGCTTATAGCGACTTTAGGACCTTTATTTGGAAGACTCATGGTAGTGGTTGTGGAGGTAGTGAATGTGATGGTGTAAGTGGTGGAGTTGGATGTGGAAGTGGAGGTGGTAgtggtggaggaggtggtggtggtggtggcgatgGCGATGGCAGTGGTTGTGGAG GTCCATTTGATGTACCTATGCCAGTAATTATACTAGCAATTACGACCCCGATCATAATACTAGTTGCACCTGTGGTAACTGCTGAAGATGAGACCAACAATAATCAAGCTATGGCTGTGGAGGTGCCTGCTATTATTCCTCCACCAAGGTATCAAGCTCAGAGACATGGTGAAGCAGCTTTGCCACCAGAGCCATCAAGGAGAAATGTGAATGCTGAGAGATGGAGGCAACCCCTTGCTTTTAATACTCATATTGCCAACAACAATGGCAATATTAGAGGCAATGACAGAGGTAGAGGGAATAACGTGCAACAACCTGAACCAATCCAAGATTCTGATGATGAGATGGAAGAAATACCTATTCATCCACCTGTTTTTGCAGTAGCAGCTCCAGTTTCTTGA
- the LOC18769466 gene encoding zinc finger A20 and AN1 domain-containing stress-associated protein 8: MESHDETGCQTPDRPILCINNCGFFGRAATMNMCSKCYKDTLLKQEQANFAASSIDSIVNGSSSSIGIGPVVAGVVDVQAGQVETRVVSTEPSIDSSSSMVFEVKEKEGPSRCTTCRKRVGLTGFNCKCGNTFCASHRYSDKHDCPFDYRTAGQDAIAKANPVVKAEKLDKI; this comes from the coding sequence ATGGAATCTCACGATGAAACTGGATGCCAAACTCCAGACCGCCCTATCCTTTGCATTAACAACTGTGGATTCTTTGGAAGGGCCGCTACAATGAACATGTGTTCTAAATGTTACAAGGACACACTCCTAAAGCAGGAGCAAGCCAATTTTGCTGCTTCATCCATTGACAGCATTGTGAATGGCAGCAGTAGCAGCATTGGCATTGGCCCAGTCGTTGCAGGTGTTGTTGATGTGCAAGCTGGACAAGTGGAGACAAGAGTTGTTTCAACAGAACCATCCATTGACTCATCTTCGAGCATGGTGTTTGaggtgaaagaaaaagagggacCAAGCAGATGCACTACTTGCCGAAAGCGTGTTGGTTTAACTGGCTTCAATTGCAAATGTGGAAACACCTTCTGTGCAAGTCATCGTTATTCTGACAAACATGACTGTCCTTTTGATTATAGGACTGCTGGTCAAGATGCTATTGCAAAAGCCAATCCTGTCGTCAAGGCAGAGAAACTTGATAAGATCTAG